In the Primulina eburnea isolate SZY01 unplaced genomic scaffold, ASM2296580v1 ctg739_ERROPOS11973397, whole genome shotgun sequence genome, one interval contains:
- the LOC140821734 gene encoding probable inactive receptor kinase At5g10020 → MTIPPTVSLTLFLTFHLLLPHAYAAEEEVRSLLEFRKGIKSDPSNLIFSTWMPPSNYSACPAAFHGVACDPSADLIVAISLDQLGLSGDLKFSTLVPLKFLQNLTLSGNFLSGRLVPTLGQMSSLQVLDLSGNQFYGPIPARLNDLWALHFVNFSNNHFSGAFPSGIQNLQQLKVLDLHLNNFHGSVGELILELRNVEYLDLSRNAFSGSLELSVENVSSLANTVKYVNLSGNGLTGGFWGSDVMMLFRNLRILDLGDNGIGGQLPDFRQLPNLQILRLGNNGLYGSVPEGLLQAVVPLVELDLSLNGFSGSIPKINSTTLDILNLSSNLISGLLPPSLGNCRIVDLSKNLLSDDITVLKTWNAYLEVLDLSFNNLTGSIPNVTQFQRLTVLNVRNNFLYANLPSTLGSYPKITTVDLSSNRLDGPIPPSFFTSTTLTNLNLSSNQLTGSIPLEGAHTSELLVLPSVPPMEFLDLSNNLLMGELPSDIGNWGRLNLLNLSYNNLSGLLPNELSKLSGLEYLNISHNNFNGRIPDRLPSSMKLFDVAYNNLSGNIPENLENRFPISSFYPGNGLLVYRNGFLGGNNGPVGIQDKGRNHSSKSSIRVAIIVASVGAAVMIAFVLLAYHRARFQEFRARSGFCGQTGGRDIKAGRFSRPPLFSFHSNMEHPSTSLSFSNDHLLTSNSRSLPGQMESCTEIVEHIIPEGVAAGAVFISPSQQANHPKSSGRKSPPGCPIASSLHVVDTIEPVSLDVYSPDRLAGELFFLDASLKFTAEELSRAPAEVLGRSSHGTMYKAMLDNGHMLTVKWLRVGLVKHKKEFAKEVKKLGSLRHPNIVPLRGYYWGPREQERLILADYVLGDSLALHLYETSPRRYPPLSFSQRLKVAVDVARNLMFLHDRGQPHGNLKPTNILLAGPEYIVRLTDYGLHRLMTPAGVAEQILNLGALGYRAPELASAAKAIPSCKADIYAFGVIMMEILTRRSAGDIISGQSGAVDLTDWVRLYNQEGRRMECMDGDIAGGEQSKAIDDMLDVSLRCILPVNDRPNIRQVIEELSSISA, encoded by the exons ATGACTATCCCTCCCACTGTCTCTCTCACTCTCTTCCTCACCTTCCACCTGCTCCTCCCTCACGCCTACGCCGCTGAGGAAGAAGTTCGATCGCTTTTAGAGTTCAGAAAAGGCATTAAATCTGATCCCTCCAATCTCATCTTCTCCACTTGGATGCCTCCCTCCAATTACTCTGCCTGCCCTGCTGCCTTCCATGGGGTTGCTTGCGATCCCTCCGCCGACTTGATCGTAGCCATTTCCCTAGACCAGCTCGGCTTATCTGGAGACCTCAAATTCAGCACTCTCGTTCCTTTAAAGTTCCTGCAAAACCTGACTCTATCTGGGAACTTTCTTTCCGGCCGCCTCGTTCCAACTCTAGGTCAGATGTCGTCGCTCCAAGTCTTGGATCTCTCAGGAAATCAGTTTTATGGGCCTATTCCTGCTCGCTTGAATGATCTCTGGGCGCTGCATTTTGTTAATTTCTCAAATAATCATTTTTCTGGGGCGTTTCCGTCTGGAATTCAGAATTTGCAGCAGTTGAAAGTGTTGGATTTGCATTTGAATAACTTCCATGGGAGTGTGGGGGAGTTGATTCTTGAACTGAGGAATGTGGAATACTTGGATTTGAGCAGGAATGCGTTTTCTGGATCCTTGGAATTGAGTGTGGAGAATGTATCCAGCTTAGCTAACACTGTCAAGTATGTAAATTTAAGTGGGAATGGTTTAACGGGCGGGTTTTGGGGGAGCGATGTGATGATGTTGTTTCGGAACTTGAGAATTTTGGATTTGGGTGACAATGGGATCGGTGGCCAGTTACCTGACTTCAGGCAATTGCCAAATCTTCAGATACTGCGGCTGGGAAATAATGGGCTTTATGGGTCGGTGCCAGAGGGTCTCTTGCAGGCGGTAGTACCGTTGGTTGAGTTAGATCTCAGTCTTAACGGATTTTCAG GTTCCATTCCAAAAATCAATTCGACAACTTTGGATAtcctgaatctttcatcaaattTAATCTCAGGCCTGTTGCCACCATCGTTAGGAAATTGCAGAATTGTTGATCTGAGCAAAAACCTTCTATCTGACGACATAACTGTTCTGAAAACTTGGAATGCCTATTTGGAAGTTTTAGATTTGAGCTTCAATAACTTGACTGGAAGCATTCCCAATGTGACACAGTTCCAAAGATTGACTGTTCTTAATGTAAGAAACAATTTTCTATACGCTAATTTACCTTCGACGTTGGGTTCATATCCAAAGATCACCACAGTTGATCTCAGCTCTAACAGACTTGATGGTCCTATCCCACCGAGCTTCTTTACTTCTACAACCTTGACAAATTTGAACTTATCAAGCAATCAATTGACAGGATCAATTCCTCTTGAAGGTGCTCATACAAGCGAATTGTTGGTTCTGCCATCTGTTCCACCTATGGAGTTTCTCGATCTTTCAAATAATTTATTGATGGGTGAGTTGCCTTCCGATATAGGAAACTGGGGGAGGCTCAACTTACTGAATCTTTCATATAATAATCTATCTGGACTATTACCAAATGAATTGAGCAAACTCAGTGGCTTGGAGTACCTTAATATATCCCACAATAACTTCAACGGTCGTATACCTGATAGACTACCATCCAGTATGAAGTTGTTTGACGTGGCTTACAATAATTTGTCAGGAAACATTCCCGAAAACTTGGAAAATAGGTTTCCCATTTCATCATTTTATCCTGGGAATGGGCTTCTTGTATATCGCAACGGCTTTCTGGGTGGCAATAATGGTCCTGTTGGAATTCAAGATAAAGGAAGGAATCACAGCTCGAAATCGAGTATCAGAGTTGCCATTATTGTTGCTTCTGTTGGAGCTGCTGTTATGATTGCATTTGTTCTTTTAGCCTATCACCGGGCACGTTTTCAAGAATTCCGCGCTCGAAGTGGATTTTGTGGCCAAACCGGTGGTAGAGATATAAAAGCCGGAAGGTTTAGTCGTCCTCCACTTTTCAGTTTCCATAGCAACATGGAGCATCCTTCGACTTCATTAAGCTTTTCTAATGATCATTTATTGACTTCAAACTCAAGATCATTGCCTGGACAAATGGAATCTTGTACTGAAATTGTTGAGCACATAATACCTGAAGGAGTGGCAGCTGGTGCGGTGTTCATAAGTCCAAGTCAACAAGCTAACCATCCAAAATCATCTGGAAGAAAATCTCCACCAGGGTGTCCAATAGCATCCTCACTCCATGTGGTTGACACAATAGAACCTGTTTCACTGGATGTTTATTCACCTGATAGATTAGCTGGTGAGCTGTTCTTCTTGGATGCCTCGCTAAAATTTACAGCTGAAGAATTATCTCGAGCTCCAGCGGAAGTACTTGGCAGAAGTAGTCACGGCACAATGTATAAAGCAATGTTAGATAATGGGCATATGCTAACTGTGAAGTGGTTGAGGGTTGGCTTGGTCAAACACAAGAAAGAGTTTGCGAAGGAAGTAAAAAAGCTAGGATCATTGAGACATCCAAATATCGTTCCTCTTCGTGGTTATTATTGGGGGCCTAGAGAACAAGAAAGGCTTATTTTAGCAGATTATGTTCTGGGGGATAGCTTGGCTTTGCATCTTTATG AGACAAGTCCACGAAGATACCCTCCATTATCATTCAGCCAAAGGTTGAAAGTAGCAGTTGATGTTGCTAGGAATCTTATGTTTCTTCATGACAGAGGCCAGCCTCATGGGAACCTAAAACCGACTAACATACTCTTAGCAGGCCCTGAATACATTGTTCGGCTAACTGACTATGGCCTCCACCGCCTAATGACACCCGCAGGCGTTGCAGAGCAGATATTGAATCTTGGAGCACTTGGGTACCGAGCCCCAGAACTAGCCAGTGCAGCCAAAGCCATCCCATCATGTAAAGCCGACATTTATGCATTTGGTGTTATCATGATGGAGATATTGACCCGAAGAAGTGCTGGCGATATCATATCAGGTCAATCTGGAGCTGTTGATCTTACTGATTGGGTTCGCCTGTATAATCAAGAAGGACGTAGAATGGAGTGTATGGACGGAGATATTGCAGGTGGAGAACAGTCAAAAGCCATCGATGACATGCTTGATGTATCATTGAGGTGCATTCTTCCTGTGAACGATAGGCCTAATATCCGA